The nucleotide sequence GACGGCATGGCCCTGCTGGATCTCATCAAGACCACCAGCCCCACCACCGAGTGCATCATGATCACCGCCGTCAACGACGCCCGGGTGGCGGTGGAGTGCCTTCGCAAAGGGGCCTACGACTACCTGGTCAAACCCATCCCCCGCGAAGAGCTGCGCATCGCCATCGATCGCGCCCTGGAGCGCAAACGCCTCCTGGACATCGTCGAGCTCGGCAAAAAAAGCC is from Desulfobacteraceae bacterium and encodes:
- a CDS encoding response regulator, whose amino-acid sequence is MENRIIAVDDDRDFLEILGMHLVDFGYRDFRVEEDPIKAAALFQKGETFDLALIDMQMPELDGMALLDLIKTTSPTTECIMITAVNDARVAVECLRKGAYDYLVKPIPREELRIAIDRALERKRLLDIVELGKKS